One bacterium HR34 DNA segment encodes these proteins:
- the phoR gene encoding Alkaline phosphatase synthesis sensor protein PhoR → MNPFLKAGKFIFVNPSILYSFFVLVFIPISIYYLTFFTINSLQKNIEDRVQKTMLFSANILSQSVLEDLENENYSNIDSKLKNIKKDNNRISKLRVIVKEDNNFKVVSSLDSHENGNFIKGDPISLAFQNGVSYVYQTSEPTGGANKTGEDITPAKYSIFDLDKLLFSEDFQERFWDIVYPVKKDDKVLAVLSISVSTKDVDEYLINSISRSYILTLFLIIISLFLIIHHTFLLKYPILLKKLKEVDKMKDDFIRMAIHEIQSPITNLRGYVEFLKDNMKGEITEEKKKENEVALDILDKSAKRLTDLVSDLLEVARIEQERISLKMEPLDPSLIVKNIVQELSRKAREYNIELEFIDNGFSKKIIASEGHLKEVIYNLVDNAIKYTSPVVKSGKKGKVTVSVEVDEVHKKYIISVHDNGIGISADEQQRLFEKFYRVRNKETAEIQGTGLGLWIVKNLTEKMGGRIYLESIKGVGTKVTLVFSIENDKLKSSK, encoded by the coding sequence ATGAACCCATTTTTAAAAGCCGGAAAATTTATATTTGTCAACCCTTCTATATTGTATTCTTTTTTTGTATTGGTTTTTATACCTATTTCAATTTATTACCTAACTTTTTTTACAATTAATTCCCTGCAAAAGAATATTGAAGATAGAGTGCAGAAAACAATGCTTTTTTCTGCAAATATTTTATCACAAAGTGTTTTGGAAGATTTGGAAAATGAGAATTACTCCAATATAGATTCTAAACTAAAAAACATAAAAAAAGATAATAATAGAATATCAAAGCTTAGAGTAATAGTGAAAGAAGATAACAATTTTAAAGTAGTTTCTTCTCTTGATTCTCATGAGAATGGAAATTTTATAAAAGGAGATCCAATATCGCTTGCTTTTCAAAACGGAGTATCTTATGTCTACCAGACAAGCGAGCCAACAGGCGGCGCTAATAAAACAGGAGAAGATATAACACCTGCAAAATATAGTATATTTGATTTGGATAAATTACTTTTTTCTGAAGATTTTCAGGAAAGATTTTGGGATATAGTTTATCCAGTTAAGAAAGACGATAAGGTTTTGGCGGTTTTATCTATTTCTGTTTCAACAAAAGATGTTGACGAATATTTAATAAACTCTATATCGCGCTCTTACATCCTTACTTTATTTTTGATAATAATAAGTTTGTTTTTAATTATCCATCACACGTTTTTACTAAAATATCCAATATTGCTCAAAAAGTTAAAAGAAGTTGATAAAATGAAAGACGATTTTATAAGAATGGCAATTCATGAAATACAATCTCCTATAACTAATTTGCGGGGTTATGTTGAGTTTTTAAAAGATAATATGAAAGGTGAGATTACAGAAGAAAAAAAGAAGGAAAATGAAGTTGCTTTAGATATATTAGATAAATCAGCAAAAAGATTGACAGATCTTGTTAGCGATTTACTTGAGGTTGCAAGAATAGAGCAGGAAAGAATTAGTTTAAAAATGGAACCCTTAGACCCTTCTTTAATAGTTAAAAATATTGTGCAAGAATTATCAAGAAAAGCAAGGGAGTACAATATTGAATTGGAGTTTATTGATAATGGTTTTTCTAAAAAAATAATTGCTTCTGAAGGTCATCTGAAGGAAGTTATTTATAATTTAGTTGATAACGCAATTAAGTATACGTCTCCTGTAGTAAAATCAGGCAAAAAGGGAAAAGTAACAGTTTCTGTTGAGGTTGACGAAGTTCATAAAAAATATATTATTTCTGTGCACGACAATGGAATTGGTATTTCAGCAGATGAACAGCAAAGACTTTTTGAGAAGTTTTACAGGGTAAGAAATAAAGAAACAGCCGAAATTCAAGGGACTGGTTTAGGTTTATGGATAGTTAAAAATTTAACAGAGAAGATGGGTGGTAGAATATATTTAGAAAGTATAAAAGGGGTTGGTACAAAAGTTACGCTTGTTTTTTCGATTGAAAATGATAAATTAAAAAGTAGTAAATAA